A single genomic interval of Hevea brasiliensis isolate MT/VB/25A 57/8 chromosome 4, ASM3005281v1, whole genome shotgun sequence harbors:
- the LOC110665863 gene encoding protein PHR1-LIKE 3: protein MYSAIHSLPLDGSVGHGEFQGSLDGTNLPGDACLVLTTDPKPRLRWTAELHERFIDAVTQLGGPDKATPKTIMRTMGVKGLTLYHLKSHLQKYRLGRQSCKESNDNSKDVSVAESQDTGSSTSTSSRLIAQDLNDGYQVTEALRVQMEVQRRLHEQLEVQRRLQLRIEAQGKYLQSILEKACKALNDQAAASAGLEAAREELSELAIKVSSECQGIVPVDNIKMPSLSELAAALENKNTANLPARIGDCSVESCLTSTGSPVSPMGVGSQAAVSIKKRPRAAFGNGDSIPLEGNMRQEVEWMMSNMG from the exons ATGTACTCGGCTATACACTCGCTGCCGCTGGATGGGAGTGTAGGACATGGGGAGTTCCAGGGGTCGCTTGACGGGACCAACTTACCTGGGGATGCGTGCTTGGTTCTCACTACGGATCCGAAGCCCCGCCTCCGGTGGACCGCCGAGCTTCATGAGAGATTTATCGATGCTGTAACCCAGCTGGGTGGACCTGACA AAGCAACACCAAAGACTATTATGAGAACAATGGGGGTAAAGGGCCTTACCCTGTATCACTTAAAATCTCACCTACAG AAATACCGGTTGGGAAGGCAATCTTGCAAAGAATCAAATGATAATTCTAAGGATG TATCTGTTGCAGAAAGTCAGGATACTGGTTCATCAACATCAACGTCATCAAGATTGATAGCACAGGATCTAAACGA CGGTTACCAGGTTACTGAGGCATTGCGGGTGCAGATGGAAGTCCAACGAAGACTGCATGAGCAGCTAGAG GTGCAGCGTCGTCTTCAACTTCGGATTGAAGCACAGGGGAAATACCTACAGTCAATTCTTGAGAAAGCTTGTAAAGCTCTGAATGATCAGGCTGCTGCATCTGCTGGGCTTGAAGCTGCCAGGGAAGAGCTATCTGAACTAGCAATCAAGGTTTCCAGTGAATGCCAAGGAATTGTCCCAGTGGATAACATCAAAATGCCTTCATTGTCGGAACTTGCTGCGGCTCTGGAGAACAAAAATACTGCGAATTTGCCAGCTCGAATTGGTGATTGTTCTGTTGAAAGCTGCTTGACTTCAACTGGGAGCCCAGTTTCTCCAATGGGTGTTGGTTCACAGGCAGCTGTAtccataaagaaaagaccaagggcTGCGTTTGGTAATGGAGACTCCATACCCTTGGAAGGCAACATGCGGCAAGAAGTAGAATGGATGATGAGTAATATGGGATGA
- the LOC131179376 gene encoding probable pectinesterase 29, which produces MNILTAQNRSAPICRLGQAFVVIGTKTKDISEHQHQTRATENQILKDLRQSMLNSVKLTIRRGRAIHIWAGHVGPSFSKKGRERPQNQAKEEIFVSEKTKNHRQKREKVKIPYDKPYIILKGEGKRRTLIVWGDHYSTSQSPTFMSLADNVIVRSISFVNTYNFLHFYNRMAPAVAAMISGDKSAFYRCNFVGVQDTLWDDQGRHYFKACTIQGAVDFIFGSGQSIYEGCTIKVLGGGFITAQGRDSPNDSNGFVFKGCNIFGTGLTYLGRPWRGYSRVIFFKCYFANVIQPTGWNSWNYVGQENQITYAEYGCYGPGADSRQRVNWMKKLSLQAINELTSMSFINSENWIQRQPI; this is translated from the exons ATGAACATTCTCACTGCCCAAAATAGATCTGCACCCATTTGCCGGCTAGGGCAAGCTTTTGTAGTTATCGGTACGAAAACGAAAGACATCTCTGAACACCAACACCAAACGAGAGCAACAGAAAACCAGATCTTAAAAGATCTAAGACAATCAATGCTGAATAGCGTCAAATTGACTATC AGGAGGGGAAGGGCAATCCATATTTGGGCAGGGCATGTAGGGCCATCCTTCTCCAAGAAGGGCAGAGAGCGACCtcaaaatcaagcaaaagaagagATCTTTGTCTCAGAAAAAACGAAAAACCATAGACAGAAAAG GGAGAAGGTGAAGATCCCATATGATAAACCATACATCATTCTTAAAGGAGAAGGGAAAAGAAGAACTCTGATAGTTTGGGGAGATCATTATTCCACGTCACAAAGTCCTACTTTCATGTCTTTAGCGGATAACGTTATAGTTAGAAGCATTAGCTTTGTG AACACGtacaatttccttcacttttatAATCGTATGGCACCAGCGGTAGCTGCCATGATTTCTGGAGATAAATCTGCATTTTACCGGTGTAATTTTGTTGGGGTGCAAGACACTCTGTGGGATGATCAAGGTAGACATTATTTCAAAGCTTGCACCATTCAGGGAGCTGTTGATTTTATCTTTGGTAGTGGCCAATCTATATATGAG GGTTGTACCATAAAGGTACTTGGAGGTGGGTTTATAACTGCACAAGGAAGAGATAGCCCAAATGATTCAAATGGATTTGTGTTCAAGGGCTGCAATATCTTTGGCACTGGTCTAACCTACTTGGGGAGGCCATGGAGAGGGTATTCCAGGGTGATATTCTTCAAGTGTTACTTTGCAAATGTTATACAGCCCACGGGATGGAATTCTTGGAATTATGTTGGCCAAGA GAACCAAATAACATATGCAGAGTACGGATGCTATGGACCAGGAGCTGACTCTAGACAGAGGGTGAACTGGATGAAGAAGCTGAGCCTTCAAGCCATAAATGAATTAACTAGCATGTCTTTCATTAATTCTGAAAACTGGATTCAACGGCAACCTATTTAG